CGGGGCCGGGCGCGTGGCCTCTCCTCGCGGTGGCGTTCCTCGCGGGGCCGTTCGCGGGGCACGGCTCACACCTCCAGGCCCCCGTCGGGCGGCCCCTGGGACATCAGCCTGCGGACCAGCTCGTCCTCCTCCCGGGCCGCCTCCTCCTCGGTGAGCTCCCCGCTCTCCCGGGCCTCCGCGACCTCCTCCAGCCGCTGCTTGATCACCTCGGGGTCGTACAGCTGCCGATGGGCCTCGTCATGGATCCGCTCGGCGATCCAGACGACACCTCGCACCGGGGCCAGCGGCAGCGTGGCCAGGCCGGTGAACAGTCCCATGGCTACTCGTCGCCTTCCTTCCCTTCGAGCGTCGCGTCCCCTTCGAGCGTCGCGTCGGCCACGAAGTCGTACGGCGCCAGCGGGCCGAGCAGACGCATCCGGACCCGGCCGTGCCAGTGCGCGGCGAGCTCCTCGGCCGCCTCCTCGAACGCCTCCCGTTTCGCGTCCTCCACCAGGAACGAGGCGTTGATCAGCCCCTCGGGGGACGCCGGCTCCTCCGACACCGAGCCCAGCGCGTACGGCGCCAGCCGCCGGTCGAGCTCCAGCGCGTCCACGCTCCGCTTCGCGGCGATGCTGTCCATGACGAGCTGGCCGAGTTCGAGCCGCTGCTCGTAGCCCGCGTCCTCGGGCAGCCCCCGCAGCTCGTCGCGGAGCCGTCTGGCCTCCGGCTGTTCGGTCACCACCTCGCGCAGCACCGCGTCCTCGTCATAGCGGGCCCGCACGGTGAGCTGCGTACGGCCGCGGAGCCGGTCGAGGCCGCGGGCGAAGTCGTCGTGCCCCTCGGCCAGCAGCTCGTCCGCCACCGCCGCGGTGTCGCGCACCACGGTGCCGAAGCGGAACGGCAGCACCGGTGAACCCTGCGCGGCCAGGTGGTCCAGCACCCTGGCGTGGGTGCGCAGATCCTCGGGGGTGCCCAGCGGCTTGTCGACGGGCACCTCGCTGACCACCGCGGCCTGGCCGCCCTGGCGGACCAGGGTCACCGGGGCCTCCGGGTCCCCGACGGCGGGCAGATCCTTGACCGACTCATCGGGCCGGTCGTCCGTGACGACCCCGTAGACATAGCAGGCACGTCCGTCCTCGGCCATCACCGCTCGCGCTCCCTGTGGCTGGGGGAACCCCTGGTGCGCCGGGGCCGCTCGCGCTCCTCGGCCTCGGGTTCCCGGTCCTCGTCGTCATCGTCCCGCAGCAGATCCGAGACCGACTCCTTGACGCCTTCCAGCGCGCCCTTGGTCTTCTTCTTGCCGCCGCTCTCCTGGATCTCGTCCATGAGGCCGGGCAGACCATGGGTTTCGGTGCCGCTGCGGGCGAGGTCGAGTCGGTTGGTCGCCTCCGCGAACCGCAGGTACGTGTCCACGCTGGCGACGACGATACGGGCGTCGATGGTCAGGATCTCGATGCCCACCAGGGACACCCGCACATACACGTCGATGACCAGGCCCTTGTCCAGGATGAGGTCGACCACGTCGACCAGGGCGCTGGAACTCGCCCGGTCCAGATACTGGCTCTGCTGCTGCCGTGCTACGGTCACCGCGCTCACCCGTTCCGGGGGCGGGGTCCGTCAGCGGCGCGCGCGGCGCCGTGCGGGCTCCTCGTCCTCGTACTCCTCCTCGTATGCCTCCCGGGGCTCTTCGTCCTCGTACCCCTCGGGCTCCTCGTCCTCGTACTCGCCCTCCGGCTCCTCGCCCTCCTCGGGCTCCTCCTCGGGCTCCTCCTCGCGCTCCCGCCCTCGCTCGTCGTCCTCCACGATCTCGCCGTCGCGCACCACGCCGCGCCAGCCCACGACCTCGTCGGGTTCGAGCAGCACCTCGCGCATGAGGTGGCGGCGGAAGTGCTTCATCTCCAGGCGCACCCGGCGGCCCTGGGCGCGCCAGAGGTTGCCGGTGCGCTCCATGAAGCCCTGCGGGTAGTACTCCAGGACGAACAGGATGCGGGTGAGGTCGGGGGCCAGCTCGTGGAAGGTGATCGTGCCGTCCACATGCCCCTTGTCGGCCCGCGACGTCCAGATGATGCGCTTGTCCGGCACCTGCTCGACGACCTCGGCCCGCCACTTGCGGTGCGACCAGAAGACCTGGGCCTTCCACTCGGATTCCGTCCCGCCCCCGTCCTCGTCCCCGTCCTCGTTCCGGACGTCCTCGACCTTCTTCATGTACGAGGGGAAGTTCTCCCACTCCGTCCAGAGGTTGTAGGTGAGGGAGAGGGGCGCGCCGACGTCCATCTGCTCCACGATGTTGGTGACCTTGAGCTTCTTGCCGCCCTTGCCCCCATCGCCGTCACCGCCGCCGCCGAGGCCCGGGATGATGTTCTTGGCCGTGTCGACGACCTTCTCCTTGACCTGGTCCTTGACCTTCCCCTTGACCTGGTCCTTCATCTGCTCCTTGGCCGTGTCGACGACCTTCTCCTTGACCTGCTCCAGACCGCCCTTCAGCGCGCCCGGCCCGGGGTTGCCCAGGTGGGTGACCGACGCCAGGGCCCGTTCGCCCAGCGCCGCCAGCAGGCCCTGCGCCTCCTTCAGCAGGCGGTCGGTGGGCAGTTCCCGGGCGAGCGCGCGCCCGCCGGTCCGCCCCTTGGTTTCCTCAGCCATGGCCCTCACCTCTGGCTTCGCCGCGCGGGCCCTTCGGAGCCGGTCCGCTTCCTGGCCTGCGCCGGACGGTCCTCCGCTTTGCGCTGTCCGCCGGCTCGCTCGCGCGACCCGCCCTCGCGGGACCGTGCGGCGCTCCCGCGTTCGCGCTCGCCGCGCTCGCCGAGCTCCTTGTGCTCCTCGTGCTCCTCCGGCTCCTCGTCCTCCCCGGCCTCCCCGGCCTCCGGCTCCCGGCCCCCCGCGCCACCGGTGCGCAGGGTCTCGGCGCGCCGCTCCAGCCGGTCGCTCAGCGCGTCCATACGGTTACTGGCGGCCGACATGGCCGCCTCGCGGCCCGCGGAGACCAGCCGGCTGCCGATGTCCTGGCCGAGCCTGCCGAGCTCGGAGGACTTCAGCTGCTCGGCGCCCGGTGGGTTGATCCCGGAGGTGAGGCGCTTGCCCGCGGCGAGACCGGCGAGGCCGAGGACCAAGGTCCCCCTGTGGCCGCGCCCGAAGAGATAGCCACTGACGAAGGCCAGTGCCACCCGGCAGTTCTTCATGATCGCTCCTCCTCCCGGAGCCGAACGAGACAGCCGTTCGGGTGCACATAACCAAGTATGGTGCATATCACCCTATTCAGTGACCTTTTAGCTCATGGGCGGTCGCGGGGGATCGCAGCGGTCACGGTGCCGAGGGGCCGTCAGGCGGCGAGCGCCGGATGCAGCACCACTTTGGTGTAGCCCTCGACCCGCTTGTCGAACTTCTCGTACGCCTGCGGGGCCTGGTCCAGCGGCAGTTCATGGGAGACCACGAAGCTGGGCCGGGCGCGCCCGGCGATGATCAGGTCGCGCAGTTGGCGGTTGTAGCGCTTGACGTTGCACTGGCCCGTGCCCATGCGCTGGCCCTTCTCGAACATCCGGCCGATGGAGACCAGCAGCTGGCCGCGTTTGGCGTGCTCATCGGGGCCGCCGGGGTCGGAGGGGACGTACAGCCCCGGCACGCCGAGCCGTCCGGTCGGCCGCACCGTGTCGACCAGCGAGTTGAGCACCGACGCGGGCTCCTCATGACTGGCGTCGTGCGCCTGGGCCTGGTAGCCCACCGCGTCGATGCCCTTGTCGGTGCCCTCGCCGCCGGTGCGGTCCATGATCTGCGGCACCGGGTCGCCCTTGCTGAAGTCGATGGGGACGGCGCCGATCTCCCTGGCCTTCTCCAGCCGCTCGGGGACCCGGTCCACCACGAACACCGTGGCGGCCCCGCGCAGCAGCGCGGAGTAGGCGGCCATCAGCCCCACCGGGCCCGCGCCGTAGACGGCCACGCTCTCGCCCGGGGAGACCTGGGCCAGCTCACAGCCGTGGTAGCCGGTCGGGAAGATGTCGGCGAGCAGGATGAAGTCGGTCTCGAGCTCATCGCCCTGGGGCAGCTTCAGGCAGTTGAAGTCGGCGAAGGGCACCCGCAGCCGATCGGCCTGGCCGCCCTTGTACGGGCCCATCGCCACATAGCCGTAGGCGCCGCCCGCGAAACCGGGGTTGACGGTGAGGCAGAAGCCGGTGTCGCCCGCGAGGCAGTTCTTGCAGAATCCGCAGGCCACGTTGAACGGCATGACCACGCGGTCGCCCTTGGACAGCGAGACGACGCCGGAACCGGTCTCCTCGATCACGCCGAGGTTCTCGTGCCCGAAGACGATGCCGGGCTCGGCCGCCGTCCGGCCCTCGTACATATGCAGATCGGAGCCGCAGATCGCGCTGGAGGTGACGCGCACGATCACATCGTTCGGATGCTCGATCCGAGGATCGTCGACGTCCCTCACCGCCACCGAGTAGGGCTTTTCGTAGACGACGGCTTTCACCTGGATCACCTCCGCGTCGATCGCTGACAAGCGGCGGTGGTGGCGGACAACGGCACGGTCCCAGGGTGTCTCGGCCACCACCGGGTACTTCCAGCGAACCGCCGCGGGACGCCGGGTGCAACCGCGTCCGCCGCGGTCGTCCCGCCCCGGGCCCCGCCGGGCCTACTCGACCGTGACCCAGTCCAGGGTGCGCTGGACGGCCTTCTTCCAGCCCGTGTACCCCTCCTTCCTGGTCCTCTCGTCCCACTGGGGCTCCCACCGCCTGGACTCGCTCCAGTGGGAGCGCAGCTCGTCGGTGTCCCGCCAGAACCCCGTGGCCAGCCCCGCGGCGTAGGCGGCGCCCAGGGCGGTGGTCTCGGCGATCACCGGGCGGCTGACCGGTACGCCCAGCACATCGGCCTGGATCTGCATGCACAGATCGTTGTCGGTGACCCCGCCGTCCACCCGCAGGACGTCCATGTGGATGTCGGCGTCCCGCTCCATGGCCTCGACCACGTCCCGGCTCTGGTAGCAGATGGCCTCCAGGGTGGCGCGGGCGATGTGACCGTTGGTGTTGAAGCGGGTGAGGCCGACGATCGCGCCGCGGGCGTCGGAGCGCCAGTACGGGGCGAAGAGCCCGGAGAAGGCGGGCACGAAGTACACCCCGCCGTTGTCCTCGACGGTGCGGGCGAGCCGTTCGCTGCCCGGGGCGTCGTCGATCATCTTCATCTGGTCGCGCAGCCACTGGACGGCCGAGCCGGTGACGGCGATCGAGCCCTCCAGGGCGTAGACCGGAGCGCTGTCGCCGAACTGGTACGCCACGGTGGTGAGCAGTCCGCTGGTCGAGCGGATCAGCTCCGTTCCGGTGTTGAGCAGCAGGAAGTTGCCGGTGCCATAGGTGTTCTTGGCCTCGCCGGGGGCGAAGCAGACCTGGCCGACCGTGGCCGCCTGCTGGTCGCCGAGGACGCCGGTGATGGGAGTGGCGGTGCGCAGCGGGCGGGAGGTGCGGGCCTGGCCGTACGCCTCGGGATGGGAGGAGGGGCTGATCGTCGGCAGCATCGCCCGTGGAATGCCGAAGATCTCCAGCAGCTCGTCGTCCCAGTCCAGCGTCTCCAGGTCCATCAGCATGGTGCGGCTGGCGTTGGTGACATCGGTGGCGTGGATGCCGGCGCCGGGTCCGCCGGTGAGGTTCCACAGCACCCAGGCGTCGGTGTTGCCGAAGAGCGCGTGGCCGGCTTCCGCGGCCTCGCGGACGCCCTCGACATGGTCCAGAATCCACTTGATCTTGCCGCCGGAGAAGTAGGTGGCGGGCGGCAGCCCCGCCTTGCGGCGGATGACCTCGCCCTTGCCGTTCCGTTCCAGCGCGGCCGCGATGGCGTCGGTGCGGGTGTCCTGCCAGACGATGGCGTTGTAGTACGGGCGGCCGTTGCGCGGATCCCAGATCACCGTGGTCTCACGCTGATTGGTGATGCCGATCGCGGCCAGGTCGGAGGGGGAGAGCCCGCCCGCGCGGAGGGCGTTCTGCATCACCGAGTTGGTGCGCTCGTAGATCTCCACCGGGTCGTGCTCGACCCACCCCGCGCGCGGCAGGATCTGGCGGTGCTCCAGCTGGTACCGCGCCACCTCGTCACCGTCGTGGTTGAAGATCATGAAGCGGGTGCTGGTGGTTCCCTGGTCCACCGCACCGATGAATTCCGGCATGCTGCCGCCTCTCGTGGGTGGGGTACGGCCCGGATCGGCTACTCGGGGGTCGGGGTGCGGCCCACCTCCGGTTCCGCCGCCGGGAGGAAGCGGCTGATCAGCGCCTTGTAGAGGGCGGCGCCGACGGGCCCGCCGATCAGCGGGCCCACGATCGGCACCCAGAAGTACAGATCCCCGTACTGGTCCCGCCAGGCGCTGCGATAGCCGGTGATGAAGCTGGCCAGCCGGGGGCCGAAGTCACGGGCCGGGTTGATGGCGTACCCCGCGTCGGCGCCCCACGCCATGCCGATCGCGACCACGATCAGCCCGATGACGAAGGGCCCCAGATTGGCCTTCGGGGCCGAGTTCAGCACATCGGTGACGGCGAAGATGAGCAGCACCAGGATCGCGGTGCCGATGATCTGGTCGCGCAGCGCGCCCCACTCGCTCACCGGAAGGGCTCCGTTGCCGGGGAGGGTGGAGAAGACGAACTGGGTCTTGAAGGTGTGGCCCGGGTCGGCGTGGCCCAGGGCCTCGGTGTAGTTCCAGCGCACCAGCAGGGCCCCGACGAACGCGCCGAGCGTCTGGGCCACGGTGTACGGCAGGACCTTGCTCCAGGGGAAGCCCTTGAAGGCCGCCAGGGAGAGGGTGACCGCCGGGTTGATATGGGCCCCGCTGAGCCGCGCCGCCACATACACGCCGAAGGTGACGCCCAGCCCCCACGCCCAGGAGATGGAGTCGTGGTCGCCGAGCGCGCCCGTGGGCTTGGTGAGAGCGCCGCCCGCCACGACCTGCGCCACCACACCGCAGCCGAAGAGGATCAGCACCATGGTGCCCGCGAACTCCGCGCAGAGCTCGCCGACCAGTGCCGACCTCGGACGCTGTGGCCTCGGGGCGGTCATGGGCCCATCGTGGGGGCGCTTCGGCGCGGCGGCCCGTCCTGCTGGGCCGTCCGGGTCATGGGCGGGTCAGGACGAGTCATGGGCGGGTCAGGACGGGTCATGGACGGGTCATGGACGGCGAATCCGGGTCTGTACGGATCAGGGTGCGGACCTGTACGAAGGTGCTGACAACATCACCCATCGCCCTCCCCTCACCTCTCGCCCCTCGCCCCTCGCCCCTCGCCCTCCAGCCGAAACAGGACGACACGGATGCCGACCACCCAAGCCCCGACGAACTGGGCCGGGAACATCACCTTCTCCGCCGCCCGGCTGCACCATCCGGACAGCGTCGACGAGCTGCGGCGGATCGTCAGCTCCGCC
This genomic interval from Streptomyces asiaticus contains the following:
- a CDS encoding gas vesicle protein GvpG, which codes for MGLFTGLATLPLAPVRGVVWIAERIHDEAHRQLYDPEVIKQRLEEVAEARESGELTEEEAAREEDELVRRLMSQGPPDGGLEV
- a CDS encoding GvpL/GvpF family gas vesicle protein — translated: MAEDGRACYVYGVVTDDRPDESVKDLPAVGDPEAPVTLVRQGGQAAVVSEVPVDKPLGTPEDLRTHARVLDHLAAQGSPVLPFRFGTVVRDTAAVADELLAEGHDDFARGLDRLRGRTQLTVRARYDEDAVLREVVTEQPEARRLRDELRGLPEDAGYEQRLELGQLVMDSIAAKRSVDALELDRRLAPYALGSVSEEPASPEGLINASFLVEDAKREAFEEAAEELAAHWHGRVRMRLLGPLAPYDFVADATLEGDATLEGKEGDE
- the gvpJ gene encoding gas vesicle protein GvpJ, with the protein product MTVARQQQSQYLDRASSSALVDVVDLILDKGLVIDVYVRVSLVGIEILTIDARIVVASVDTYLRFAEATNRLDLARSGTETHGLPGLMDEIQESGGKKKTKGALEGVKESVSDLLRDDDDEDREPEAEERERPRRTRGSPSHRERER
- a CDS encoding SRPBCC family protein, yielding MAEETKGRTGGRALARELPTDRLLKEAQGLLAALGERALASVTHLGNPGPGALKGGLEQVKEKVVDTAKEQMKDQVKGKVKDQVKEKVVDTAKNIIPGLGGGGDGDGGKGGKKLKVTNIVEQMDVGAPLSLTYNLWTEWENFPSYMKKVEDVRNEDGDEDGGGTESEWKAQVFWSHRKWRAEVVEQVPDKRIIWTSRADKGHVDGTITFHELAPDLTRILFVLEYYPQGFMERTGNLWRAQGRRVRLEMKHFRRHLMREVLLEPDEVVGWRGVVRDGEIVEDDERGREREEEPEEEPEEGEEPEGEYEDEEPEGYEDEEPREAYEEEYEDEEPARRRARR
- a CDS encoding glutathione-independent formaldehyde dehydrogenase codes for the protein MKAVVYEKPYSVAVRDVDDPRIEHPNDVIVRVTSSAICGSDLHMYEGRTAAEPGIVFGHENLGVIEETGSGVVSLSKGDRVVMPFNVACGFCKNCLAGDTGFCLTVNPGFAGGAYGYVAMGPYKGGQADRLRVPFADFNCLKLPQGDELETDFILLADIFPTGYHGCELAQVSPGESVAVYGAGPVGLMAAYSALLRGAATVFVVDRVPERLEKAREIGAVPIDFSKGDPVPQIMDRTGGEGTDKGIDAVGYQAQAHDASHEEPASVLNSLVDTVRPTGRLGVPGLYVPSDPGGPDEHAKRGQLLVSIGRMFEKGQRMGTGQCNVKRYNRQLRDLIIAGRARPSFVVSHELPLDQAPQAYEKFDKRVEGYTKVVLHPALAA
- the glpK gene encoding glycerol kinase GlpK, which gives rise to MPEFIGAVDQGTTSTRFMIFNHDGDEVARYQLEHRQILPRAGWVEHDPVEIYERTNSVMQNALRAGGLSPSDLAAIGITNQRETTVIWDPRNGRPYYNAIVWQDTRTDAIAAALERNGKGEVIRRKAGLPPATYFSGGKIKWILDHVEGVREAAEAGHALFGNTDAWVLWNLTGGPGAGIHATDVTNASRTMLMDLETLDWDDELLEIFGIPRAMLPTISPSSHPEAYGQARTSRPLRTATPITGVLGDQQAATVGQVCFAPGEAKNTYGTGNFLLLNTGTELIRSTSGLLTTVAYQFGDSAPVYALEGSIAVTGSAVQWLRDQMKMIDDAPGSERLARTVEDNGGVYFVPAFSGLFAPYWRSDARGAIVGLTRFNTNGHIARATLEAICYQSRDVVEAMERDADIHMDVLRVDGGVTDNDLCMQIQADVLGVPVSRPVIAETTALGAAYAAGLATGFWRDTDELRSHWSESRRWEPQWDERTRKEGYTGWKKAVQRTLDWVTVE
- a CDS encoding MIP/aquaporin family protein codes for the protein MTAPRPQRPRSALVGELCAEFAGTMVLILFGCGVVAQVVAGGALTKPTGALGDHDSISWAWGLGVTFGVYVAARLSGAHINPAVTLSLAAFKGFPWSKVLPYTVAQTLGAFVGALLVRWNYTEALGHADPGHTFKTQFVFSTLPGNGALPVSEWGALRDQIIGTAILVLLIFAVTDVLNSAPKANLGPFVIGLIVVAIGMAWGADAGYAINPARDFGPRLASFITGYRSAWRDQYGDLYFWVPIVGPLIGGPVGAALYKALISRFLPAAEPEVGRTPTPE